The following proteins are encoded in a genomic region of Glycine soja cultivar W05 chromosome 17, ASM419377v2, whole genome shotgun sequence:
- the LOC114392974 gene encoding expansin-like B1, giving the protein MALSLLYPLLLATFLFMQTLADTSFVQSRAAFYPNSQENGTDVGACEFGSFGATVNGGDVSAASNLYRNGVGCGACYQVRCSNSALCSDNGVTVVITDSGSGHNTDFILSQRAFGRMALNTDAAASLLALGVLDIQYRRVSCSYPNKNITVKIHESSNNPHYLAFVIWFQQGSRDITAVQLCETQNFVCKLLDRSHGAVWTTTAPPSGPLTLRMLFSPEEEGEETWVVPVNNIPQDWKAGQTYDLGVQVDQ; this is encoded by the exons ATGGCTCTCTCTCTTTTGTATCCCCTTCTTCTTGCCACCTTTCTTTTCATGCAAACTCTGGCAGATACTTCATTTGTTCAATCTCGTGCAGCATTTTACCCAAACTCTCAAGAAAATGGCACAGAtg TTGGTGCATGTGAATTTGGTTCCTTTGGTGCTACGGTTAATGGTGGCGACGTATCAGCTGCATCTAATCTTTATCGAAATGGTGTTGGCTGTGGTGCCTGTTACCAA GTAAGATGTAGCAATAGTGCTTTATGCTCAGACAACGGTGTGACTGTGGTTATAACTGACTCAGGCTCAGGTCATAACACTGATTTCATTCTTAGCCAACGAGCCTTTGGTAGAATGGCTCTCAACACTGACGCTGCTGCATCTCTATTAGCTCTTGGCGTACTTGATATTCAATATAGACG TGTCTCATGCAGCTacccaaacaaaaacattacaGTTAAGATACATGAGAGCAGCAACAACCCTCACTATTTGGCTTTTGTCATATGGTTTCAACAAGGAAGTAGAGACATAACTGCTGTTCAGCTTTGTGAG ACTCAAAACTTTGTGTGCAAGTTACTGGACCGGAGTCATGGAGCAGTTTGGACCACTACAGCTCCACCAAGTGGACCTTTGACTTTGAGGATGTTGTTTAGCCCTGAAGAAGAGGGAGAAGAAACATGGGTGGTTCCTGTTAATAACATACCACAAGACTGGAAGGCTGGACAAACATACGACTTAGGGGTACAAGTGGACCAATAG
- the LOC114393595 gene encoding uncharacterized protein LOC114393595: protein MFKGQMMNGFEMSDLGLLTYVWGTEFKVTQYGVVMYQSKYAKDPLKRFNMLQSNPIGTLVEVGLVLKNDTDEYLVDPTYYRKIVGCLRYLCNTRPNLSFSRFMQEPKQSHLLVVKRILRYVQGTVDFGILFPKAEVGIELELVRYSYSD from the coding sequence ATGTTCAAAGGTCAGATGATGAATGGATTTGAGATGAGTGACCTTGGACTCCTCACTTATGTTTGGGGAACTGAGTTCAAAGTGACTCAATATGGTGTAGTGATGTATCAATCTAAATATGCAAAAGATCCATTGAAAAGGTTCAATATGCTACAAAGCAATCCAATAGGAACACTAGTTGAAGTTGGACTTGTGTTAAAGAATGATACAGATGAATATCTGGTTGATCCTACTTATTATAGAAAGATAGTTGGATGCTTGAGATATTTGTGCAATACAAGGCCTAATCTCAGCTTCAGTAGATTCATGCAAGAGCCAAAGCAGTCTCACTTGTTAGTTGTAAAGAGGATACTAAGATATGTGCAAGGGACAGTGGACTTTGGAATCCTATTTCCAAAGGCTGAGGTTGGTATAGAACTAGAATTGGTTAGATATTCTTATTCAGATTGA
- the LOC114392066 gene encoding ras-related protein RABH1b-like, producing MAPVSALAKYKLVFLGDQSVGKTSIITRFMYDKFDNTYQATIGIDFLSKTMYLEDRTVRLQLWDTAGQERFRSLIPSYIRDSSVAVIVYDVASRQTFLNTSKWIEEVRSERGSDVIVVLVGNKTDLVDKRQVSTEEGEAKSRELNVMFIEASAKAGFNIKALFRKIAAALPGMETLSTTKQEDMVDVNLRSSGSHDSQPQSGGCSC from the exons ATGGCGCCAGTGTCGGCTCTCGCAAAGTACAAGCTGGTGTTCTTGGGCGATCAATCCGTTGGGAAAACCAGCATCATCACTCGCTTCATGTACGACAAATTCGACAACACTTATCAG GCTACAATCGGTATCGATTTTCTGTCAAAAACTATGTATCTTGAAGATCGAACTGTTCGACTGCAATTGTG GGATACAGCTGGCCAGGAAAGATTTAGAAGTCTTATTCCAAGCTACATTAGGGACTCATCTGTTGCTGTCATTGTTTATGATGTTGCAA GCCGTCAGACTTTCCTAAACACATCAAAGTGGATTGAAGAGGTGCGCAGTGAAAGAGGCAGCGATGttattgttgttcttgttgggAACAAAACTGATCTTGTGGATAAAAG GCAAGTCTCTACAGAGGAAGGGGAAGCAAAGTCCCGAGAGCTAAACGTTATGTTTATTGAAGCTAGTGCAAAAGCTGGCTTTAATATAAAG gCCCTCTTTCGAAAAATTGCTGCTGCATTACCCGGAATGGAAACATTATCTACAACAAAACAGGAAGATATGGTTGACGTGAACCTGAGGTCTTCTGGTAGCCATGATTCCCAACCTCAGTCGGGTGGATGTTCTTGCTGA
- the LOC114393029 gene encoding putative invertase inhibitor, protein MMLQASFLRLISFFFLIALPLGRSSTTLNVPKDIINQTCQKCANQSIILSYKLCSTSLPTVPVSHSANLEGLALVAMELALENVTSTLAIIEKLLDSTSLDNSALGCLADCLELYSDAAWTILNSVGVFLSGNYDVTRIWMSSVMEAASTCQQGFTERGEASPLTQENYNLFQLCGIALCIIHLATPGVPYSQLFHR, encoded by the coding sequence ATGATGTTACAAGCTTCTTTTTTGCGCTTgatctctttcttctttctcatcGCACTCCCTCTTGGAAGAAGCTCTACCACCTTGAATGTACCAAAGGACATAATCAACCAAACATGCCAAAAATGTGCCAACCAATCCATCATCTTGAGCTACAAGCTATGCTCCACTTCTCTTCCGACGGTTCCGGTGAGTCACTCCGCAAATCTCGAAGGGTTGGCGTTGGTTGCAATGGAGCTAGCACTAGAGAATGTCACTAGCACTTTGGCAATCATAGAGAAGCTATTAGATAGCACAAGTTTGGATAATTCTGCTTTGGGGTGCTTAGCAGATTGCTTGGAACTGTACTCTGATGCAGCATGGACAATACTGAATTCCGTAGGTGTTTTCTTGTCTGGGAATTATGATGTAACTAGGATTTGGATGAGTTCAGTTATGGAAGCAGCATCAACATGCCAACAAGGTTTTACTGAGAGAGGTGAAGCTTCTCCTTTGACACAGGAGAATTATAATCTCTTTCAGTTGTGTGGTATTGCACTTTGCATTATTCATTTGGCTACACCTGGAGTACCTTATTCTCAATTATTCCACAGATAA